ACTACTTATGTTTTACATCGGCTGGAACGGATGGATTTGGCTTCATGCGGTATTTGGCTGGGAATCTTGGGGATATTATGCTTTTATAGTTGCATTTATTTCATATGCGTACATTCTCGTGCAAGTGTTTAAGTTTTTGCCATTTCTGCGAACGATAGGTTCGATTTGGTTTGCGGTTATACAATATGCGCTTATGCTGTTGCCATTAGCTAATATTATGGTCTTTCTTTTACAGTTTTCAGTAGAGAAAGAAGCGGCAATTATTTGGACAGGGGCGGCTGTGATAGCTGCATTTATCTTTATCTTTGCGTATGGAGTATTTAATGCGTATAGCCCGGTAGTAAGAAAGTACGAGGTGCACATACCGAAAAAGGTAGAGGGGCGTAAAAGTTTACGCATTGCGATGGCTTCTGATATGCATTTCGGTAAACTGTCTGGCGTTTCGCATTTAAAAAGACTTGTTCGTCATGTAAATGAGATGGAGCCCGATATTATTTTGCTACCAGGTGATATTATCGATGATCATCCAGGTGTGTTCATTCAAAAGAATATGGGACCAATCATGAAACAAATGAAAGCACCATTAGGCGTATATGGCGTATTAGGAAACCATGAATACTACGGTAGAGCGGTTCCAGAGTTTCTACAAGAGATGGATAAGATTGATATTCGTATTCTTTTAGATGAAGTAATTACAATTGAAGATGACTTTTATCTCGTTGGGAGAAGAGATAAAACAGAGCGAGATCGTCAAAGCTTTGAACAATTAATGAGTACGGTAGATAAATCGATGCCTGTTATCGCAATGGATCACCAGCCATTTGAGTTAAAACAAGCAGCGGATGCTGGCGTAGATTTATTATTATCCGGTCATACACACCGCGGACAAATGGCGCCCAATCATATTGTAACGAGAAGAATGTACGAGCTAGACTGGGGATACGCACAAAAAGGCGCGTTCCATGCAATTGTTTCTTCTGGATTTGGATTTTGGGGACCACCGCTTAGACTTGGTAGTAGGTCGGAGATTGTGCAGGTTGAGGTTACGTTTGAATAGGTGTTATGAAATAGAGAGCTGATGGCTCTCTATTTTTTCAATAAAAACAAATAACAATAAATACTTATGTTGGTGCTAATTTCATAAAAGAGACTCAATTAAAATAAAGGGGGATTGTAAGTGATCATATCAGATGTACTATACGGAGAATTTGAAGTGGATCAAGTAGTAGAAGAATTAATTTTAAGTAAGTCTGTGCAAAGACTAAAGGGAATTCATCAAGCAGGCGCAAGTTACTTAATGAACGAGAAATGGAATGTAACGCGCTTTGATCATTCAGTTGGTGTTATGTTATTAGTGAAAAAACTAGGTGGTTCAGTAAAAGAACAGATTGCTGGTTTACTGCATGACGTATCGCATACTGCTTTTTCCCACGTGATTGATTACGTTTTTGATAATGAAGATGAAAGTTATCATGAAGAGATATTTAGTTCTGTTGTGAAAAACTCAGAAATTCCAGCGATTCTTGCGAAGTATGGTTATAACTATGAAGATATTTTGTTAGATGATTCGAAATGGACGTTACTCGAAAGGTCAGCACCAGAATTATGCGCAGACAGAGTGGATTATACATTACGAGATATGTATACATATGGGTATGTTTCTTTAGAAGAAGTTCACAGTTTTTTAGAAGATGTCATCGCTGTAGATGGGAAAATGGTTGTTCAAAGTGTCGAAATGGCAGAATGGTTTACAGAAACGTATTACAAGGAAGTAATCGATTTCTTTATGGAACCAATGAATATTTACGGAAATGATATGTTAGCGAAAACGTTAAAGGTAGCTCTTCATAAAAGGATTATTCATACAGATGATTTTCTTCTTGAAGATGAGGAGCTTATTTCGAAATTGCAGCAATGTAATGACCCCGAAGTAGAAGCTTTATTAAGCAAAATTCATCCAAATATAAAAGTAAAAGAAGATAGAAACGATTATGATTTACATCAGAAAAATAAAGTGCGTCTTATTGATCCGCTGTTACTTCGTGAAGAGGAAGTTATTCACTCGTCTGTTGTGTCAGAAAACATAAGACAGATGAGTGATATTGCTTATGAAAAAGCGGTGAGAGGGATGTATGTGAAAGTGATTTCGAATTAAAAAAGAAGTAGCGCATCGTTTTTAGAGCGCTACTTCTTTTTTATTAATTATCAAACCAATTCCAAATCTCAATATCTCCAAGAGTCGCATAACGTACGTGCGGGGAGTTTTGTAATTTTAATAACTCTTTCGATGGGCCAGTAATAACAATTCCGTATACTTTTACACCGTTATCCTTTACATATTGATAACGTTTATCTAAGTTTAGTTCTTTCTCAGAAAGCGCTGCTATTTTGCTTACCGTTTTTTTATGGATAGAAAGGACGCGCATCATTTCGGTTACTTTGTCTTCTTGCGTTTTCTGCCCGTCAGTTTCATTATCGAGGAATCTTACATGTTCTGGAAACCCTATAGCTTCTCCGCCATGTAGGATATAGTCATCTACATTTTTTCTTTCTTGTCCTGTATCTAAAGCGTACCATACAGGAGTTGGAGGGAGTTCTTGTGCCTCGAATATGCTATATAAAAGCGGTTCTAATTCTTTTAAAGTGTAAGCTTTATCAAAAGAAATTGCTACTTCTGCAACGGTTCCATCATGTACTTTTGCAAGTGTATCCCATACTTTTTTTGATGAATCCTTTAAATAATCACCCTGCTCTGTTTTTGGATGAACAAAGAAGAGTTTTGGTTGATAGAACGGATTCATCCAAGTTTGCTTCGTGATATCTACAGATGATAAGAAGCTTTTTGTTTCTATTGTACCGAGGGGCATTTCTTTTTTACCGACGGTTCTTACTAAATCAAATTGGCTATTCGTACGGAAAAAAGCTTCTACACTTGTTCCGCCTCCCATAACGCGGCTATTTGGGATAGTTGCTTCAAGTGCAAGAGAAGGAACCTCTCTAATTTCTTTTAGCCTTTTATCATTATTAGCTTGAAAATAAAAGGCTGATAATACCCCGCCGATTATATAGATAACGATGCAAATTGATAATATAAAACCAAACGTTTGTAAACGATGTTTCCACTTAATTCTCCAAAAAGGAATTTTAAGATCTTTTGGAGGTAACTTTTTCTTAATTGGTTCTGTTTTTGTTAACAGCTCATCTAAGTAAGCTTCACAAGCTTCACATGACTCAATATGATTTTCTAGCTGCTCTTGTTCATTACGGGTGAGTGTTCCTTGTTCATATTTCTCCCATAGTTTTTTAAATTCTGTACAACCCATCTGTATCACTCCTTTATGCTTTTTATTTCTTTTCGTCCCCTGTGTAATTCAATTTTCACTTTCGCTAATGAGAGACCAGTCATTTCTGTTATTTCCTTATAGGAGAATCCATAGTAATCTCGTAGTAGCAGGGCATTTCGTCTTTCGAGCGGAAGAGCGTATAAACTTTCTAACCAACTAGCAATCTCAAATTTTACGAAATATGCATGTTCTGTACTTGGAACGTTTGGTAAATGGAATTCTGCAACTTCTGTTGTTTTATATTTCTTTTCTTTTCGATACCAATCGATAAAGGCATTGTAGGCAATTGTAAATAACCACGGCCTAATTTCTTCGCCTTTATAATAATCAATATGGACGAGCATTCGGTAAAATGTTTCTTGCATGAGATCTTCCGCATAGTGGGAATCTCCGGTTAGGGAGAGAAGATAGCGAAATAAATCTTGCATATGCTCTGAGTAAATTTCTTCTAATGATTGTTTGCGTTTCACTACATTTCCCTCCCTTCATACATAACAACGAAATACATATAAAAAAGTTACAATTTTTTATGGAATTATAGTAAAAAACGTCAAGAATTGGATTGTGTTCTCTTTTATCATAATACATATAAGGCGGGTGAACAGAGATGGAAAGCTATGAAACACAAATTCAAAGGTCAATTGATTATATTGAGGAAGATGTAATGGAAAAACAGACGCTGCGTAATTTAGCGCGTATTGCAGGTTTTTCTGAGTCGCATTTTCATCGTGTATTTCAGGCATTAGTAGGTGATACAGTAATGGAGTATGTTCGAAAGAGGAGGTTAGCCCGGGCAGCTTATCAACTTTCTCATACGGATGAAAAAATTATTGATATCGCATTTGAGCATGGCTTTCAATCTCACGAAACGTTCACGAGAGCCTTTAAAAAATTATTTCAAATGACACCGAGTGAATATCGAAAACAAGAAATTGAAACGCCGATGTATTACAGCGTGAATGTAAAGCAAAGAAAATTAAATCCGTATTTAGGAGGCATACAAATGGAATATCGTATTGTAAATAAACCAGAATTTTTAATGGCAGGTTATGAACTGAAGACGACAAGTAAAGAAGGGAAGAACCATCAAGACATTCCAGCATTTTGGCAAGAATATTTACAAAAAGATCTTGGAACAACGATTCCGAATCGTAAAGATACGAGCCAATGGGTAGAGCTTGGGTTATGTACTGATTTTAATTTAGAAACAGGGGACTTCACTTATATTATTGGAATGGAAGTTACAGACTTTGAAAATGTACCAAATGAAATTGCAAAGCGTACGTTCCCAGCAGCAACATATGCAGTATTTACAACGCCGAAAGTTCCTCATGAAGAAATGGTATCGTCTATTCACCAAACATGGAATGCAGTATTCTCAGAATGGTTCCCACATTCAGGATATGAACATTGCGGAGTTACAGAGTTTGAACTGTACGATGAGCGTTGCCACGAAGATAAGAGTGAGTTTGCACAAGTAGAGCTTTGGATACCGGTGAAGAAAAAATAATAGGGTAAGAGCGAATCATTGAGAGATGGTTCGCTTTTTTTATAAGTGGATTGTTAAATTTGTATTGCTTTATCTGTAATACATTTGAAAATGGTAAAATAAAATAGCAATTAAATATTGCGGGTGGAAGGTTATGCCCTTTCTTCATTTGGCGAAGAAAGGAGGTGTAATCGTATGGAATTTCTTTTGCAAATTTTGTTGGAAATCACAAAAACTATAGCTAGAGAAGGTATAGTTATGGGATTTAAGAAATTAACGGCAAAAAAGCGCAAAAAGAAGACCACCCGTCTGCCTGCGAAGCGTGGGAAGTCTTCTAAGCGCAAATAAGCTTTAGTTGCAACCTTCCACCTTGCGGTAATTAGTTGCAGTGACGGGGTGTTGGAAGCACCTCGCCTACTTCATTTTATGCAAAACTTAGTTAGTTTATACTTCTATTTATAGTATAACAGTTTAGAAATGTATTTGTTAATAGTTTTATTTTTACTTTGTATAGTAGGGAGGTAGGTTAGTATTGTCGGTTTTTGTCGGTAAGTCGATATATCTAGAAAATCGCTGATATATTTTGAATTGCGCCGATATATTTCGAAAATCGCTGATATAATTCGAGTTGCGCTGATATATTCAAAAAATCGCTGATATAATTTCATATACCGCTAAAACACCTCAAAAAAAACGATCTGCATAATTTCAATTACCGCAAAACTCTCCCAGAAAAGAAAAAAAGACGCCACATAGCGTCTTTCCTACGAACGAAACGGAAACACAAGAATAATCGTCGTTCCTTTTCCGAGTGCACTATCAACGGAAATTGTCCCGTTATGAGCATGAACGAGCTGTTTTGTAATGGCTAGGCCAAGTCCAGTTCCAATGTTGCTTTCTTCTGTGTTTGTTCCGCGGTAATATCGTTCAAATAGAAGTTCTTTCGTTTTTTCATCCATTCCTTTTCCATCATCTGAAATGAAGAGTGTAAAGGAATTAGCGTTTTGTGATAGTTTTACGATGACAGTAGTTGTTTCGTTATTATGTTTTACCGCGTTTACGAGTAAGTTTTCGATAATACGCTGAAACCATTTTTCTTCAATGAAATATTGAATTTTATTTGAGCTCGGTACGAATTCAATATTTTGATTTTGGAGTGTTGGATTGTTAATAAATTGCAATAATACTTTTTGAACGAACTGATTGATTTCAACGTTTACGTGCTGTGCAGGAAGGCTATTATTTTTTAATTGATACGTTAAGCTTAAATCATCAATTAATGTCGTCATATATTGAGATTTCTCTTTCATAACACTACCAAATTGCTGAATATCACGATCAGTCCAGTTATATTGATTCGATTCAAGTAATAATGCGTAGCCATATATAGAGCTAAGTGGTGTTTTTAAATCATGCGTTAGACCGGTAATCCATTCTTCTCGTGTTTGCTGGAGTACTTGCCTCATCGCATCATTTTTTTTGAGTGTAATAGAAAGGTGTTCTAGTGAACTTGTCACATCTCTAAACAAACGGAATGACCATTTTTCTTTACCAGATCGCCGGAACCTGACAGGTTTTCCTTTTTTACTAATAGGTTCTTCATACTTTCCACCAGCGATATTTTTAAGCCAGCGCATCGCATGTAATAACGGTTTCCCGAATTTATTACCGTACCAAATAGAAAG
This genomic interval from Bacillus thuringiensis contains the following:
- a CDS encoding metallophosphoesterase encodes the protein MKNLRYLNIFTILIIYTLLMFYIGWNGWIWLHAVFGWESWGYYAFIVAFISYAYILVQVFKFLPFLRTIGSIWFAVIQYALMLLPLANIMVFLLQFSVEKEAAIIWTGAAVIAAFIFIFAYGVFNAYSPVVRKYEVHIPKKVEGRKSLRIAMASDMHFGKLSGVSHLKRLVRHVNEMEPDIILLPGDIIDDHPGVFIQKNMGPIMKQMKAPLGVYGVLGNHEYYGRAVPEFLQEMDKIDIRILLDEVITIEDDFYLVGRRDKTERDRQSFEQLMSTVDKSMPVIAMDHQPFELKQAADAGVDLLLSGHTHRGQMAPNHIVTRRMYELDWGYAQKGAFHAIVSSGFGFWGPPLRLGSRSEIVQVEVTFE
- a CDS encoding HD domain-containing protein, whose protein sequence is MIISDVLYGEFEVDQVVEELILSKSVQRLKGIHQAGASYLMNEKWNVTRFDHSVGVMLLVKKLGGSVKEQIAGLLHDVSHTAFSHVIDYVFDNEDESYHEEIFSSVVKNSEIPAILAKYGYNYEDILLDDSKWTLLERSAPELCADRVDYTLRDMYTYGYVSLEEVHSFLEDVIAVDGKMVVQSVEMAEWFTETYYKEVIDFFMEPMNIYGNDMLAKTLKVALHKRIIHTDDFLLEDEELISKLQQCNDPEVEALLSKIHPNIKVKEDRNDYDLHQKNKVRLIDPLLLREEEVIHSSVVSENIRQMSDIAYEKAVRGMYVKVISN
- a CDS encoding anti-sigma factor codes for the protein MGCTEFKKLWEKYEQGTLTRNEQEQLENHIESCEACEAYLDELLTKTEPIKKKLPPKDLKIPFWRIKWKHRLQTFGFILSICIVIYIIGGVLSAFYFQANNDKRLKEIREVPSLALEATIPNSRVMGGGTSVEAFFRTNSQFDLVRTVGKKEMPLGTIETKSFLSSVDITKQTWMNPFYQPKLFFVHPKTEQGDYLKDSSKKVWDTLAKVHDGTVAEVAISFDKAYTLKELEPLLYSIFEAQELPPTPVWYALDTGQERKNVDDYILHGGEAIGFPEHVRFLDNETDGQKTQEDKVTEMMRVLSIHKKTVSKIAALSEKELNLDKRYQYVKDNGVKVYGIVITGPSKELLKLQNSPHVRYATLGDIEIWNWFDN
- a CDS encoding RNA polymerase sigma factor encodes the protein MKRKQSLEEIYSEHMQDLFRYLLSLTGDSHYAEDLMQETFYRMLVHIDYYKGEEIRPWLFTIAYNAFIDWYRKEKKYKTTEVAEFHLPNVPSTEHAYFVKFEIASWLESLYALPLERRNALLLRDYYGFSYKEITEMTGLSLAKVKIELHRGRKEIKSIKE
- a CDS encoding AraC family transcriptional regulator gives rise to the protein MESYETQIQRSIDYIEEDVMEKQTLRNLARIAGFSESHFHRVFQALVGDTVMEYVRKRRLARAAYQLSHTDEKIIDIAFEHGFQSHETFTRAFKKLFQMTPSEYRKQEIETPMYYSVNVKQRKLNPYLGGIQMEYRIVNKPEFLMAGYELKTTSKEGKNHQDIPAFWQEYLQKDLGTTIPNRKDTSQWVELGLCTDFNLETGDFTYIIGMEVTDFENVPNEIAKRTFPAATYAVFTTPKVPHEEMVSSIHQTWNAVFSEWFPHSGYEHCGVTEFELYDERCHEDKSEFAQVELWIPVKKK
- a CDS encoding sensor histidine kinase, which gives rise to MNFNKRLIIQFIMQHVFVLVTLLIAVVAAFTYLIFLLTSTLYEPNIPDSDSFTISRYISSEDGHISLQSEVQDLIKEKNDWLQVVDENGKILYHFNTPNDVPNAYTKTSLVAYIQHHIESNYKFTYWEIELEEKKVLVIYGGMLKSNALLTAIQKDHSSLTMDSFTLTDQEKQLLSKEKAALQIFNQNGEEVFSYPTGKKKTFSAIQIALNEKEPWNHKENTSSFYDANSGNLLVVTAKNEHYYPDDEMEDVFTKKFLIGCGLILLIVFVYLVILSIWYGNKFGKPLLHAMRWLKNIAGGKYEEPISKKGKPVRFRRSGKEKWSFRLFRDVTSSLEHLSITLKKNDAMRQVLQQTREEWITGLTHDLKTPLSSIYGYALLLESNQYNWTDRDIQQFGSVMKEKSQYMTTLIDDLSLTYQLKNNSLPAQHVNVEINQFVQKVLLQFINNPTLQNQNIEFVPSSNKIQYFIEEKWFQRIIENLLVNAVKHNNETTTVIVKLSQNANSFTLFISDDGKGMDEKTKELLFERYYRGTNTEESNIGTGLGLAITKQLVHAHNGTISVDSALGKGTTIILVFPFRS